A genomic window from Triticum urartu cultivar G1812 chromosome 7, Tu2.1, whole genome shotgun sequence includes:
- the LOC125523019 gene encoding uncharacterized protein LOC125523019 isoform X1, whose amino-acid sequence MASPLPTHGQGPIQGDTQASAGGFHSSPSLADQGTKFSKTCIMKAAQFGPWSDLPTELLGLVLKRLDSLADRVRLRAVCQPWRSNSMLQNLPLPFPWLTLTDGTFLGIPGSEVHRMPLPDGARWHGSIDNRLFLMSCDGACSLLNPFSKSTLELPNLASVWQREIDNHAEYTDDAVSYKLLAPSPLESSPKSLAAALIIGNCYSVDLCVVQPPATTYSFRGIRTALGEPPTLVDLAFLDGRLYVVSGFFKLFVVDFGENLGTYPKMKCVIDSGGDCGTPQYLSKKVLYGLSQYLVECGGRLLMVQRFTHSQGFRNSHTVGFNVLEADLCTNPGQWRTVSDLGGHALFLGKQSSKSLPAGECSGSQEDCIYFICDYPCPESSAEPLRDAGIYNVRSGMIMPLHSRNPAVPQRQAGQWGLTWFFPSEAI is encoded by the exons ATGGCTTCTCCCCTTCCCACGCACGGCCAGGGTCCAATCCAAGGTGATACACAAGCCTCTGCTGGAGGCTTCCACTCCTCCCCGTCTCTCGCCGACCAGGGCACTAAGTTCTCAAAG ACTTGCATCATGAAGGCTGCACAGTTTGGACCTTGGTCAGATCTTCCTACCGAACTCCTGGGCCTTGTCCTAAAGCGCCTCGATTCCCTAGCTGACCGTGTTCGTCTGAGAGCAGTCTGTCAACCATGGCGCTCTAATAGTATGTTGCAGAATCTCCCCCTCCCATTCCCTTGGCTCACCCTCACCGATGGAACCTTCCTCGGCATCCCTGGCAGTGAGGTTCACCGCATGCCTCTACCAGATGGTGCTCGTTGGCACGGCTCCATTGATAACAGGCTATTCCTCATGAGCTGTGATGGTGCGTGTTCATTGCTGAACCCTTTTTCCAAGAGCACACTGGAGCTTCCTAATCTTGCCAGTGTTTGGCAGCGCGAGATAGATAACCATGCTGAATATACTGATGATGCAGTTTCCTATAAGTTACTGGCGCCCTCGCCGCTGGAATCATCACCCAAGTCCCTTGCTGCTGCGTTGATCATCGGCAATTGTTATTCTGTTGATCTTTGTGTCGTTCAACCACCTGCCACCACTTACTCATTCAGAGGTATACGTACTGCACTGGGGGAGCCACCAACATTAGTGGACCTTGCATTCTTGGATGGAAGGCTGTACGTGGTATCTGGATTTTTCAAGCTTTTCGTCGTTGATTTTGGTGAGAACCTTGGTACTTATCCAAAGATGAAATGCGTAATTGACTCTGGTGGTGATTGTGGAACGCCTCAATACCTGTCTAAGAAGGTGCTTTATGGACTCAGCCAGTATTTAGTGGAATGTGGTGGTAGGCTGCTGATGGTGCAAAGATTTACACACTCACAGGGTTTTAGGAATTCTCACACTGTTGGATTTAATGTCCTTGAGGCAGACTTGTGCACTAACCCGGGTCAGTGGAGAACGGTGAGTGATTTGGGTGGCCATGCCCTCTTTCTTGGTAAGCAAAGCTCGAAGTCCCTGCCTGCTGGAGAATGCAGTGGATCCCAGGAGGACTGCATCTACTTCATCTGCGATTATCCTTGTCCAGAGTCTTCTGCAGAACCTCTTCGCGACGCTGGCATATACAACGTGAGAAGTGGGATGATAATGCCATTGCATTCAAGGAATCCTGCAGTACCGCAACGCCAAGCTGGTCAGTGGGGCCTGACCTGGTTTTTTCCTTCTGAAGCTATATGA
- the LOC125523019 gene encoding uncharacterized protein LOC125523019 isoform X2: protein MASPLPTHGQGPIQGDTQASAGGFHSSPSLADQGTKFSKTCIMKAAQFGPWSDLPTELLGLVLKRLDSLADRVRLRAVCQPWRSNSMLQNLPLPFPWLTLTDGTFLGIPGSEVHRMPLPDGARWHGSIDNRLFLMSCDVSYKLLAPSPLESSPKSLAAALIIGNCYSVDLCVVQPPATTYSFRGIRTALGEPPTLVDLAFLDGRLYVVSGFFKLFVVDFGENLGTYPKMKCVIDSGGDCGTPQYLSKKVLYGLSQYLVECGGRLLMVQRFTHSQGFRNSHTVGFNVLEADLCTNPGQWRTVSDLGGHALFLGKQSSKSLPAGECSGSQEDCIYFICDYPCPESSAEPLRDAGIYNVRSGMIMPLHSRNPAVPQRQAGQWGLTWFFPSEAI, encoded by the exons ATGGCTTCTCCCCTTCCCACGCACGGCCAGGGTCCAATCCAAGGTGATACACAAGCCTCTGCTGGAGGCTTCCACTCCTCCCCGTCTCTCGCCGACCAGGGCACTAAGTTCTCAAAG ACTTGCATCATGAAGGCTGCACAGTTTGGACCTTGGTCAGATCTTCCTACCGAACTCCTGGGCCTTGTCCTAAAGCGCCTCGATTCCCTAGCTGACCGTGTTCGTCTGAGAGCAGTCTGTCAACCATGGCGCTCTAATAGTATGTTGCAGAATCTCCCCCTCCCATTCCCTTGGCTCACCCTCACCGATGGAACCTTCCTCGGCATCCCTGGCAGTGAGGTTCACCGCATGCCTCTACCAGATGGTGCTCGTTGGCACGGCTCCATTGATAACAGGCTATTCCTCATGAGCTGTGATG TTTCCTATAAGTTACTGGCGCCCTCGCCGCTGGAATCATCACCCAAGTCCCTTGCTGCTGCGTTGATCATCGGCAATTGTTATTCTGTTGATCTTTGTGTCGTTCAACCACCTGCCACCACTTACTCATTCAGAGGTATACGTACTGCACTGGGGGAGCCACCAACATTAGTGGACCTTGCATTCTTGGATGGAAGGCTGTACGTGGTATCTGGATTTTTCAAGCTTTTCGTCGTTGATTTTGGTGAGAACCTTGGTACTTATCCAAAGATGAAATGCGTAATTGACTCTGGTGGTGATTGTGGAACGCCTCAATACCTGTCTAAGAAGGTGCTTTATGGACTCAGCCAGTATTTAGTGGAATGTGGTGGTAGGCTGCTGATGGTGCAAAGATTTACACACTCACAGGGTTTTAGGAATTCTCACACTGTTGGATTTAATGTCCTTGAGGCAGACTTGTGCACTAACCCGGGTCAGTGGAGAACGGTGAGTGATTTGGGTGGCCATGCCCTCTTTCTTGGTAAGCAAAGCTCGAAGTCCCTGCCTGCTGGAGAATGCAGTGGATCCCAGGAGGACTGCATCTACTTCATCTGCGATTATCCTTGTCCAGAGTCTTCTGCAGAACCTCTTCGCGACGCTGGCATATACAACGTGAGAAGTGGGATGATAATGCCATTGCATTCAAGGAATCCTGCAGTACCGCAACGCCAAGCTGGTCAGTGGGGCCTGACCTGGTTTTTTCCTTCTGAAGCTATATGA